A genomic segment from Spinacia oleracea cultivar Varoflay chromosome 3, BTI_SOV_V1, whole genome shotgun sequence encodes:
- the LOC110796594 gene encoding uncharacterized protein has translation MAKYGEGDKRWIVQDRPDGTNVHNWHWAETDCLGWSKDKLSDSLSSLTVLSGEGNLFLKINKLDKLEGEAYVNIRKGKIIPGYELSMTLSWEGEVKDESGNSILKSNGKVEIPYLSDENADEDPEVRVSFEDEGPVGKRIKDAFMAKGKAVVLEKVREYVESMARGGPCKEELEVKKVGTKAAAEGSGGENKTVGSAAVEVKKEVKKSEEKKGYKTIKLSERFRCRAGDLYEIMMDDNRWKGFTQSNAKISREVGGDFSIFDGSVTGTNVELQEGKLILQKWRFGNWPDGVFSTVKLIFEEPESGVTVVKLVQTDVPEEDRYGNGTVVENTERGWRDLIFQRIRAIFGFGL, from the exons ATGGCGAAGTACGGCGAAGGAGACAAGCGGTGGATAGTCCAAGACCGACCCGACGGCACAAACGTCCACAATTGGCACTGGGCAGAAACAGATTGCCTCGGATGGTCTAAAGACAAACTCTCAGATTCTCTCTCTTCCCTCACCGTCCTGTCGGGGGAAGGAAACCTCTTCCTCAAAATCAACAAACTCGACAAGCTCGAAGGAGAAGCGTATGTCAATATCCGAAAGGGAAAGATCATTCCCGGATACGAGCTTTCAATGACGCTCTCTTGGGAGGGGGAAGTGAAGGATGAATCTGGAAATTCAATTTTGAAATCGAATGGTAAAGTTGAGATCCCGTATTTGTCGGATGAGAATGCGGATGAGGACCCGGAAGTTAGGGTTTCGTTCGAGGACGAGGGTCCGGTCGGGAAGAGGATCAAAGATGCGTTTATGGCAAAGGGTAAGGCGGTGGTGTTGGAGAAGGTGAGGGAGTATGTTGAGAGTATGGCGAGAGGTGGGCCGTGTAAGGAAGAACTTGAGGTTAAGAAGGTTGGCACTAAGGCGGCAGCTGAGGGTTCCGGCGGGGAAAATAAGACAGTGGGTTCGGCAGCTGTGGAGGTGAAGAAGGAGGTGAAGAAGAGTGAGGAGAAGAAGGGGTATAAGACGATAAAATTGAGTGAGAGGTTTAGGTGTAGGGCGGGGGATTTGTATGAGATAATGATGGATGATAATAGGTGGAAGGGTTTTACACAAAGTAATGCTAAGATTAGTAGGGAGGTGGGAGGAGACTTTAGTATTTTTGACGGGTCCGTCACCGGGACTAATGTGGAGTTGCAGGAAGGGAAGCTGATTTTACAGAAATGGAGGTTTGGGAATTGGCCTGATGGTGTTTTCTCTACG GTCAAACTGATATTCGAGGAGCCGGAATCAGGCGTCACTGTCGTTAAATTGGTTCAGACTGATGTTCCTGAAGAAGACAG ATATGGGAATGGAACTGTTGTGGAGAACACAGAAAGAGGCTGGCGAGATCTCATCTTTCAAAGGATACGAGCAATCTTTGGCTTTGGACTTTAA